In the Aneurinibacillus soli genome, one interval contains:
- a CDS encoding AAA family ATPase: MDLFSYAHEEEKERGVSHRQPLADRMRPRTLDEFAGQAHILGEGKLLRRAIEADQVSSLIFYGPPGTGKTTLARIIARTTKTDFTDLNAVTAGVADIRRVVEEAKQRRDMYNQGTTLFVDEIHRFNKGQQDALLPYVEDGTIRLIGATTENPFFEVNAALLSRSQLFGLQALTEEDLSDVIDRVLVDQERGYGELSIQLDSDAREHLIHYAEGDSRRLLNALELAVATTPRDKDGGIRITLDVAVDSIQRRAVRYDKTGDNHYDTISAYIKSIRGSDPDAALYWLARMIDAGEDPRFIARRLVIAASEDVGNGDPRALQVAISAFQAVELVGMPEGRIPLAQATTYLASAPKSNASYTAINDALRTVRQSGHGSVPLHLRDSHYKGAEKLGYGKDYVYPHDYPNAYVSQQYLPDGVRADFYKPKEIGYERHMKQYLQTIRSNTKNT, encoded by the coding sequence GTGGACTTGTTCTCATATGCCCATGAGGAAGAGAAAGAGCGTGGAGTGAGTCACCGTCAGCCGCTGGCGGATCGAATGCGACCGCGTACACTTGATGAGTTTGCTGGACAAGCACATATCCTTGGAGAAGGAAAGCTCCTGCGCCGGGCGATTGAAGCCGATCAAGTATCCTCGCTTATTTTTTACGGGCCACCCGGTACAGGCAAGACAACGTTAGCACGAATCATTGCACGCACGACAAAAACCGATTTTACCGACCTGAATGCCGTGACTGCTGGGGTCGCGGACATTCGTCGTGTTGTTGAGGAAGCGAAGCAGCGGCGTGATATGTATAACCAGGGAACGACGCTGTTCGTGGATGAAATTCACCGCTTTAACAAGGGGCAGCAGGATGCGCTACTTCCGTATGTGGAAGATGGTACGATCCGGTTGATTGGAGCGACTACAGAAAATCCGTTTTTTGAAGTGAACGCAGCGCTTCTATCGCGCTCCCAGTTGTTTGGTCTGCAGGCGCTGACAGAGGAAGACTTAAGCGATGTTATTGACCGGGTGCTGGTTGATCAAGAGCGCGGATATGGAGAGTTATCCATACAGCTTGACTCGGACGCACGTGAGCATTTGATTCATTATGCGGAAGGGGACAGTCGCCGCCTGCTGAATGCGTTGGAACTTGCCGTGGCAACTACCCCGCGCGATAAAGATGGTGGCATTCGGATTACGCTGGACGTAGCTGTTGATTCCATTCAGCGTCGCGCGGTCCGGTATGACAAAACGGGAGATAATCATTACGATACAATCTCAGCTTATATTAAGTCGATTCGTGGCTCGGACCCGGACGCGGCACTGTACTGGCTGGCGCGTATGATTGATGCTGGAGAAGATCCGCGTTTTATTGCTCGCCGTCTGGTGATCGCGGCGTCCGAAGATGTAGGGAATGGTGATCCACGGGCGTTGCAGGTGGCCATTTCCGCATTTCAGGCGGTAGAGCTGGTTGGGATGCCGGAAGGACGTATTCCACTGGCACAGGCGACGACGTATCTCGCGTCTGCACCGAAAAGCAACGCATCGTACACCGCGATCAATGATGCGTTGCGTACCGTACGGCAGAGCGGTCACGGTTCGGTTCCCTTGCACCTGCGTGACTCCCATTATAAAGGAGCCGAGAAACTTGGGTACGGCAAAGACTACGTATATCCGCATGATTATCCGAATGCGTATGTATCGCAGCAGTATTTGCCGGACGGAGTACGGGCAGACTTCTATAAACCAAAAGAAATTGGTTATGAACGGCATATGAAACAGTATTTACAAACGATTCGCTCGAATACAAAAAACACATAG
- a CDS encoding STAS domain-containing protein: MLVTDIRGFRVLTLEGEIDYSRSRAAAKTLFAAITADHTRYILDTTQLTGVDSTGLALLFSFCKKCHSQGFESRVVTGQTSWSRLLHFSKLDRVLHLYDTLDAALDDDIPVLSPSLSILDY; encoded by the coding sequence ATGTTGGTAACGGATATTCGAGGCTTTCGGGTGCTGACCCTTGAGGGAGAAATTGATTACAGCCGCTCGCGAGCTGCCGCAAAAACATTATTTGCGGCCATTACAGCCGACCACACGCGCTACATCCTTGATACGACACAACTTACAGGTGTAGACAGCACGGGACTCGCCCTTCTGTTTTCCTTTTGCAAAAAGTGCCACAGCCAGGGATTTGAAAGCCGTGTCGTAACCGGTCAGACTTCATGGTCTAGACTCCTTCACTTTTCCAAACTGGACCGGGTGCTCCATCTGTATGACACACTAGATGCTGCATTGGACGACGACATCCCTGTGCTATCTCCTTCTCTGTCCATTCTGGATTACTAA
- a CDS encoding cysteine desulfurase family protein codes for MDMIYLDHSATTPVHPDVVEAMLPHYRELYGNPSSMHRFGQQARFVLDESRMAIARSLNATPAETIFTAGGTEADNMAIFGVAAAQAEKGKHIITSAIEHHAVLHACERLAQLGYEITYVPADSYGRIAVADVAAAIRPDTVLITIMYGNNEVGTLQPIEEIGHLAREQGVYFHTDAVQAFGIEAIDVRALPIDLLSVSAHKINGPKGIGMLYVNRNVKIEPHIYGGNQEKKRRAGTENVPGIAGFARAAQLAMETRDVRRADYEAYRRAMLAVWDEAGIAYVVNGHVEAYMPHILNVSFPGTQTEAMLMNLDLMGVAAASGSACTSGSLEISHVLRAMNLSEERLTSAIRFSFGYGNTVEQVEEAARRIVRIVQK; via the coding sequence ATGGACATGATTTATCTCGACCATTCGGCTACGACTCCGGTGCATCCAGACGTTGTCGAAGCGATGCTACCACATTACCGGGAGCTGTACGGCAATCCATCAAGCATGCATCGGTTTGGCCAACAGGCACGCTTTGTGCTAGATGAGTCGCGTATGGCGATTGCACGTAGCCTGAATGCTACGCCGGCTGAAACCATCTTTACAGCGGGCGGTACAGAAGCGGATAATATGGCGATTTTTGGTGTGGCGGCGGCACAGGCAGAGAAAGGGAAGCATATTATTACAAGTGCGATTGAGCATCATGCGGTGCTGCATGCATGTGAGCGGCTTGCCCAGCTCGGCTATGAGATTACATATGTGCCAGCTGATTCGTACGGTCGAATCGCCGTAGCTGATGTGGCAGCAGCGATTCGACCGGATACAGTTCTTATTACGATCATGTACGGCAACAATGAGGTGGGCACACTTCAGCCGATTGAGGAAATTGGTCATCTGGCACGGGAGCAGGGCGTGTATTTTCATACGGATGCGGTGCAAGCCTTTGGCATTGAAGCGATTGATGTACGAGCGCTTCCGATTGATCTGCTTTCGGTATCGGCACACAAAATCAACGGACCAAAAGGCATAGGTATGCTCTACGTGAACCGTAATGTAAAGATTGAGCCACATATATATGGGGGCAATCAGGAGAAAAAGCGCCGTGCCGGAACGGAAAATGTGCCAGGCATTGCCGGGTTTGCCCGTGCAGCACAGCTAGCGATGGAGACGCGAGACGTGCGCCGTGCTGATTATGAAGCGTACCGTCGTGCGATGCTTGCGGTCTGGGATGAAGCGGGTATTGCGTACGTGGTGAACGGACATGTAGAAGCGTATATGCCGCATATTTTGAATGTGAGCTTTCCTGGAACGCAAACAGAAGCGATGCTCATGAATCTTGATCTTATGGGTGTCGCAGCGGCCAGTGGTTCGGCCTGCACATCCGGCTCGCTTGAGATCTCTCATGTGCTACGTGCGATGAACTTATCGGAAGAACGACTTACATCCGCGATTCGCTTTAGCTTTGGCTATGGCAATACGGTGGAGCAGGTAGAAGAAGCGGCTCGCCGCATTGTGCGCATTGTACAAAAATAA
- a CDS encoding tRNA threonylcarbamoyladenosine dehydratase, with amino-acid sequence MLHQFSRTELVVGREGLEMFKNSTVAVLGAGGVGSFTMESLARTGIGKLILVDKDDVDITNCNRQLPATLETVGQEKVEVMKQRIAAINPECEVVTLKMFYNEETYEQLFAHKIDYVADAIDTISAKLHLILQCRERNIPLISSMGAANKLDPTQFQVADLFDTSYDPIAKVLRRELRKRGIRKGVKVVYSTEAPIMQREDVLEQVVQNPDSPIRKATRPPASVAFVPSVAGLIMTSVIIRDMMDKAGIEVRRDD; translated from the coding sequence ATGCTGCACCAATTTTCACGAACAGAACTCGTCGTTGGACGCGAAGGACTTGAGATGTTTAAAAACAGCACGGTTGCTGTGCTTGGAGCAGGTGGTGTTGGCTCGTTTACCATGGAATCACTGGCTCGTACTGGCATCGGCAAGCTGATTTTAGTTGATAAAGATGATGTAGATATTACGAATTGCAACCGTCAGCTTCCAGCTACGTTAGAAACAGTCGGTCAGGAGAAGGTTGAAGTCATGAAGCAGCGCATTGCGGCGATTAACCCGGAATGTGAAGTCGTAACGCTTAAAATGTTTTATAATGAAGAGACGTATGAGCAGTTGTTTGCACACAAGATTGACTATGTAGCAGATGCAATCGATACAATATCCGCTAAGCTACATTTAATTTTGCAGTGCCGTGAGCGCAACATTCCGCTTATCAGTAGCATGGGGGCGGCGAATAAGCTTGATCCGACACAGTTCCAGGTAGCCGACCTGTTCGATACGTCATACGATCCGATTGCGAAGGTGTTGCGCCGTGAATTGCGGAAGAGAGGCATTCGGAAAGGTGTAAAGGTTGTGTATTCGACAGAAGCACCGATTATGCAACGGGAAGATGTGCTGGAGCAGGTGGTGCAAAATCCAGATTCACCGATTCGTAAAGCGACTCGCCCACCGGCAAGCGTAGCATTCGTGCCATCTGTTGCTGGATTGATCATGACAAGCGTGATTATCCGCGATATGATGGATAAAGCAGGAATTGAAGTGCGTCGCGACGATTAG
- a CDS encoding AI-2E family transporter, whose translation MGRLLVSRWLYGAVTALLIVGIVYLAGQVSPFFLAVCMVVKKVLTPFFLGLVVAYLLNPVVTFLTNHHFPRGLAIFLIYTLFLLFVAFVIINGGPVIMRESRELSGKLPELVFTYREWLGQIQIQQADSPFPLHSGLTGGLRRIELAVNSYVAGLFTEVDDWLDRLLLVMLIPFIVFYMLKDMKTMQQGTLLLVPPRHRSTARRILHDIDYALGQYIRGQLIVCAVVGVLAYVGYFLIGLPYAGVFALLVAVTNIIPYIGPFFGAVPAILFALTISWKVALYAVIVNLIIQILEGNIVSPFIVGRSLHLHPLFIILAVTIGGEIAGLAGLIFAVPVVACLKVVIEHVVIHTVRREKTEELD comes from the coding sequence ATGGGACGGTTGCTTGTAAGCCGCTGGTTGTATGGAGCGGTCACGGCGCTGCTCATAGTAGGGATTGTTTATTTAGCGGGACAGGTAAGCCCGTTTTTTCTGGCGGTATGTATGGTTGTGAAAAAAGTGCTGACTCCGTTTTTTCTCGGGTTGGTTGTCGCTTATTTGCTTAACCCGGTGGTAACCTTTTTAACGAATCATCATTTTCCACGCGGGCTGGCGATTTTTTTGATTTATACGTTATTTTTGTTATTTGTTGCGTTCGTTATTATTAACGGCGGTCCAGTGATTATGCGGGAATCCCGTGAACTGTCAGGGAAGCTGCCGGAGCTTGTGTTTACATACCGAGAGTGGCTTGGACAGATACAGATTCAGCAGGCAGACTCGCCGTTTCCGCTACACAGCGGTCTGACAGGTGGACTCAGGCGAATAGAGCTTGCGGTGAATAGCTATGTCGCAGGATTGTTTACAGAAGTGGATGACTGGCTGGATCGTCTGCTGCTGGTGATGCTGATTCCGTTTATTGTGTTTTATATGCTTAAGGACATGAAGACGATGCAGCAAGGAACACTGTTGCTCGTTCCACCACGCCATCGATCAACGGCGCGGCGCATTCTGCATGATATTGATTATGCGCTTGGCCAGTACATTCGCGGTCAGCTTATTGTATGTGCGGTAGTTGGAGTGCTAGCATATGTAGGCTATTTCCTGATTGGTCTGCCGTACGCCGGAGTATTTGCGCTGCTTGTCGCAGTGACAAATATAATTCCGTATATCGGCCCATTTTTTGGGGCAGTGCCAGCTATTTTATTTGCGCTGACGATTTCATGGAAGGTGGCATTGTACGCAGTCATTGTAAATTTGATTATTCAAATACTCGAAGGCAATATTGTCTCGCCGTTCATTGTTGGCCGTTCATTGCATCTGCATCCGTTGTTTATTATTCTTGCGGTAACGATTGGCGGGGAGATTGCGGGTCTTGCTGGATTGATTTTTGCAGTTCCGGTCGTTGCTTGTCTGAAAGTTGTGATTGAGCATGTTGTCATTCATACGGTGCGGCGGGAGAAGACAGAAGAGCTGGATTGA
- a CDS encoding tetratricopeptide repeat protein — translation MKKTAEDYNDLGLQELAQGHFEEALSLFEKSIQTDGSYAHPYCNIGNILAATGHEDDAVRWFTRAIELNPQLELAYYGLGNSYFNIGNYESARVSFEKAKEKGMDHHDLDFMIAMSYMQGEQLEKAIASFEACLTVQPGDVEAYFNKGMSYARLGHIEEAKQDFLKAIELAPEHDDALYNLGVAYAFLDNTEESKAQFEKALAVNPSHILAQNALAELNKQ, via the coding sequence GTGAAGAAAACGGCAGAAGACTACAATGATCTTGGACTGCAGGAACTAGCACAGGGGCATTTTGAAGAAGCGCTCTCACTGTTTGAGAAATCAATTCAGACAGATGGAAGTTACGCACATCCGTACTGCAACATCGGCAACATTCTCGCAGCGACCGGACATGAAGATGATGCGGTGCGCTGGTTTACCCGTGCCATTGAACTCAATCCGCAGCTGGAGCTGGCTTATTATGGTCTGGGCAATTCGTATTTTAATATCGGCAATTATGAATCCGCACGTGTATCGTTTGAGAAAGCAAAAGAAAAAGGCATGGATCATCATGATCTTGACTTTATGATTGCGATGTCATACATGCAGGGCGAACAACTGGAAAAAGCGATCGCGTCATTTGAAGCGTGTCTTACTGTACAGCCAGGTGATGTGGAAGCGTACTTTAATAAAGGCATGTCGTATGCCCGCCTTGGTCATATTGAAGAAGCAAAGCAGGACTTCCTTAAGGCAATTGAACTGGCACCGGAGCATGATGACGCACTGTACAATCTTGGGGTAGCGTATGCGTTCCTCGACAACACAGAAGAATCGAAGGCCCAGTTCGAGAAAGCACTTGCCGTCAATCCGAGTCACATTCTGGCCCAGAATGCGCTTGCTGAATTGAATAAGCAGTAG
- the cymR gene encoding cysteine metabolism transcriptional regulator CymR translates to MKISTKGRYGLTIMMELARRYGEGQMSLKSIAQKHDLSEHYLEQLVAPLRNAGLVKSIRGAYGGYILARTPEEITAGDVIRVLEGPISPVEFEEEEDPAKRDLWMRIRDSISDVLDTTTLQDLISFKGNDNLDSYMFYI, encoded by the coding sequence TTGAAGATTTCAACCAAAGGCCGCTATGGTCTGACGATTATGATGGAACTGGCACGCCGTTATGGGGAAGGCCAGATGTCGCTCAAATCAATCGCCCAGAAGCATGACTTATCCGAGCATTACCTGGAGCAACTCGTTGCGCCGTTGCGTAACGCCGGGCTTGTAAAAAGCATTCGTGGCGCGTACGGTGGCTATATTTTGGCACGTACACCGGAAGAAATTACAGCCGGTGATGTGATCCGGGTGCTCGAAGGTCCGATTAGTCCGGTTGAGTTTGAGGAAGAGGAAGATCCAGCAAAACGTGATTTGTGGATGCGTATCCGAGACAGCATCAGCGACGTGCTGGATACGACCACACTGCAAGATTTGATTTCGTTCAAAGGGAACGACAATCTCGATTCGTATATGTTTTATATTTAA
- a CDS encoding methyl-accepting chemotaxis protein: MKKTMTLQTRMMLMLALTLAGAFLTLYFFIDRSSTTSLRTATLQGMDQAAHEAAILIEKEVAAKQNSLFQLARFAVIQAVDTRPDRAFEAGRFLTSLKNNEPEYESIYIASPTGTILAGSSGYLIGKTFPEPSVLETVAQTKKSFVSPLTKTEDGTPVLYFAEPINGGRSILAAAVRLDVLGSHIKEIKMGKTGYAFLVNNKGLVLAHPDAKNIATLDLSKYDFGRTMLKQQEGTSEYTFNGIEKLMAFHPVKGTGWVVAVAMESAEAYAPIHTMRLVILSVSLVSLLVLLTILSFLMRRMFVRPITEMEASFRVAAEGDLTVQLPVKRQDEIGHLADGFNHMTEDLRSLIQTMQQSSENVSSTSEQLAAAAEETGATTGQVAQTVKQIATSIEEQTEAIMHVNRDMNLTREKVEHTTTMAEEALTMAAQTTRAAVDGMEAVNDAINHLDIVSQTVTFATEAIQKLGKRSEEIGSIVGVISGIADQTNLLALNAAIEAARAGQQGKGFAVVADEVRKLAEESGKASQEIVHLIEHVQSETAVTVRSMEMNVEQVKHQINMVHRGGSALEDIVHKTEQTKEEMENITHMQQELQGLIKNLHTQISVITDVSQETSSGLTQIAVAAGQQSTSAEEMASAIENLSHLATETHEKVLRFTV; encoded by the coding sequence ATGAAAAAAACGATGACGCTACAGACGCGTATGATGCTGATGCTGGCCTTAACACTCGCCGGTGCCTTTCTTACCCTATATTTCTTCATTGATCGAAGTTCTACGACTTCCCTACGCACCGCCACCCTGCAGGGAATGGACCAGGCTGCACATGAAGCCGCGATTCTGATAGAGAAAGAAGTCGCTGCCAAACAAAATTCATTGTTCCAGCTCGCCCGGTTTGCGGTAATTCAGGCGGTCGATACCCGACCTGACCGCGCATTTGAAGCCGGGCGTTTTCTTACATCCTTAAAAAACAACGAACCAGAGTACGAGTCGATCTACATCGCCTCTCCAACTGGTACCATTCTCGCCGGCTCAAGTGGTTATTTGATCGGCAAGACGTTCCCGGAACCATCGGTGCTTGAGACGGTTGCCCAGACGAAAAAAAGTTTCGTCAGCCCACTCACCAAAACCGAAGATGGAACACCAGTGCTCTATTTTGCCGAACCGATTAACGGCGGACGCAGCATTCTGGCCGCAGCAGTCCGGCTCGACGTACTTGGAAGCCATATTAAAGAAATCAAGATGGGTAAGACCGGCTATGCCTTTCTTGTCAATAACAAAGGGCTTGTGCTCGCCCATCCAGACGCGAAAAACATCGCCACCCTTGATCTCTCAAAATATGACTTCGGGCGTACCATGCTCAAGCAACAAGAAGGAACGTCAGAATATACATTTAACGGCATAGAGAAACTCATGGCCTTCCATCCGGTCAAAGGAACAGGCTGGGTCGTTGCTGTCGCAATGGAAAGCGCAGAAGCATATGCGCCGATTCATACGATGCGCCTCGTTATTCTCAGTGTCTCCCTTGTGTCGCTGCTCGTGCTGCTCACCATCCTCTCGTTCCTCATGCGCCGGATGTTTGTACGTCCGATTACCGAGATGGAAGCAAGCTTCCGCGTAGCCGCTGAAGGGGATCTTACTGTGCAGCTTCCTGTCAAACGTCAGGATGAGATCGGGCACCTAGCAGACGGCTTTAATCACATGACAGAAGACTTGCGTTCTCTTATTCAGACGATGCAACAATCATCCGAGAATGTATCCTCAACATCCGAGCAACTGGCGGCGGCTGCAGAGGAAACCGGAGCCACCACTGGACAGGTCGCCCAGACTGTCAAGCAGATCGCTACAAGCATCGAAGAGCAAACAGAAGCGATTATGCATGTAAATCGCGATATGAATTTAACACGGGAAAAAGTCGAACATACGACAACCATGGCCGAAGAAGCTCTTACTATGGCAGCTCAGACAACTCGCGCAGCCGTGGATGGTATGGAAGCGGTAAACGACGCAATCAATCATTTAGATATCGTCTCCCAAACCGTTACATTCGCAACCGAGGCCATTCAAAAACTTGGTAAACGTTCAGAAGAGATCGGAAGTATCGTGGGCGTGATTTCAGGAATTGCCGACCAGACGAATCTACTGGCCTTAAACGCTGCAATCGAAGCTGCCCGAGCCGGACAGCAGGGAAAAGGGTTTGCTGTCGTAGCCGATGAAGTACGCAAGCTCGCCGAGGAATCCGGGAAAGCGTCACAGGAGATTGTACATTTAATCGAACACGTACAGAGTGAGACAGCCGTCACGGTTCGCTCTATGGAAATGAATGTAGAGCAAGTGAAACATCAGATTAATATGGTACACCGTGGCGGAAGCGCCCTTGAAGACATTGTGCATAAAACAGAGCAGACAAAAGAAGAGATGGAAAACATTACGCACATGCAGCAGGAACTACAGGGATTGATCAAAAATCTGCACACCCAGATCAGTGTCATTACAGATGTAAGCCAGGAGACATCAAGCGGCCTTACCCAGATTGCGGTCGCAGCCGGACAGCAAAGCACCTCAGCCGAAGAGATGGCATCCGCTATCGAGAATTTATCTCACCTTGCTACCGAGACACATGAGAAAGTGCTGCGGTTTACCGTATAA
- a CDS encoding PRC-barrel domain-containing protein codes for MQRARDIIGLPVIGRETGKEVGSVQDLLFNKQWQYMGLLLKEKNFFHKGTYVPASAVFSFGTDCIMIGAEAITSFDSSSMWQMLRTGRAPLKGKSVVTACGRHLGFVADVYIEPHAGKIVGYELSDGFLSDMLDGRRMIRDTQRITLGEDTVVVENITDGAPLHLGGFKYDDVHQLPVEGHR; via the coding sequence ATGCAGCGCGCACGCGACATCATTGGACTTCCTGTTATTGGACGGGAGACGGGCAAAGAGGTGGGCTCTGTCCAGGACCTTCTGTTTAATAAACAGTGGCAGTATATGGGGCTTTTATTGAAAGAAAAAAACTTCTTTCATAAAGGAACTTATGTTCCGGCATCCGCAGTTTTTTCGTTTGGCACAGACTGCATCATGATTGGTGCAGAAGCGATCACGTCATTTGATTCTTCCTCCATGTGGCAGATGCTTCGCACGGGGCGAGCTCCGCTGAAAGGCAAATCGGTTGTGACGGCGTGTGGACGTCATCTTGGATTTGTGGCGGATGTTTATATTGAGCCACATGCGGGCAAAATAGTAGGGTACGAGCTTTCGGATGGTTTTCTGTCCGATATGCTGGATGGCCGCAGGATGATTCGGGACACACAGCGTATCACGCTGGGGGAAGACACTGTTGTTGTAGAGAATATAACAGACGGTGCGCCCCTACATTTGGGAGGATTCAAGTATGATGACGTGCATCAACTGCCAGTCGAAGGACATCGGTAA